The following coding sequences lie in one Hippoglossus hippoglossus isolate fHipHip1 chromosome 14, fHipHip1.pri, whole genome shotgun sequence genomic window:
- the trim37 gene encoding E3 ubiquitin-protein ligase TRIM37 isoform X3, whose translation MDEQSVESIAEVFRCFICMEKLRDARLCPHCSKLCCFSCIRRWLTEQRAQCPHCRAPLQLRELVNCRWAEEVTQQLDTLQLCNLTKHEDNDKDKCENHHEKLSVFCWTCKKCICHQCALWGGMHGGHTFKPLVEIYEQHVTKVKEEVAKLRRRLMELISLVQEVERNVEAVRGAKDERVREIRNAVEMMIARLDNQLKNKLITLMGQKTSLTQETELLESLLQEVEHQLHSCSKSELISKSPEILLMFQQVHRKPMQSFVTTPVPPDFTSELVPAYDSSTFVLINFSTLRQRADPVYSPPLQISGLCWRLKVYPDGNGVVRGNYLSVFLELSAGLPETSKYEYRVEMVHQASNDPTKNIIREFASDFEVGECWGYNRFFRLDLLASEGYLNMQTDTLVLCYQVRSPTFFQKCRDQYWYISQLESAQNGYIQQINNLKERLAIELFRRQTSRSSSPPDMRLASGTTTSEKDPHSVKSDDDIQTMLSNTKKCEEEERTQQDDSNELSDGDLEVDCLTEEEVNPLDGSSTSGSSTATSNTEENDIDEETMSGENDVDFIGNLEAEEGELPDDLAGATGKFSGSSSSAPSLHRSAAAGRSGSGATACGAVGPGSNSLLEIDPVILIQLLDLKERSSVESLWGLQPRPPVSLLHSQAHTHSRKERERRPQVVRRSAPDSGVLIRLKAQMAEVRSKIKSQALEARGAVEPRPGPSGAFSVEEVPSHHADSELSACRKTSELDLLGRAAARARPCRPARKSLSPVLDSSGSLVVKRRSPEELEKELRGAEAATELSLHPKEGLAAADGVLKADGPQGPVLSQGCSSSEQASTSKQQYSAEPQLYGNSGPKDDIFSLGGPSYLTASKSCGSRTLGAAMLDCESESSGNQSLLEGPSAQPQSKEDQSPSVLVAATSSDSDSEDDALQSNNSSYDNQTPPCTVPVQ comes from the exons ATGGATGAACAAAGTGTTGAG AGCATCGCTGAGGTGTTTCGCTGCTTCATCTGCATGGAGAAACTGAGAGATGCTCGTCTCTGCCCACATTGCTCCAAACTGTGCTGCTTCAGCTGCATACGA CGATGgttgacagagcagagagccCAGTGTCCTCACTGTCG TGCTCCGCTCCAGCTGAGGGAGCTGGTCAACTGTCGCTGGGCAGAGGAGGTCACCCAGCAGCTGGAcaccctgcagctctgcaaCCTCACCAAGCATGAAGACAATGACAAGGACAA ATGTGAGAACCACCACGAGAAGCTAAGTGTCTTCTGTTGGACCTGTAAGAAATGCATCTGTCACCAGTGTGCTCTGTGGGGAGGCATG CACGGTGGCCACACCTTCAAGCCTCTGGTGGAGATCTACGAGCAGCATGTGAccaaagtgaaggaggaggttGCCAAACTCCGCCGCCGCCTCATGGAGCTTATCAGTCTGGTGCAGGAAGTG GAGAGGAACGTAGAGGCTGTCAGGGGAGCAAAggatgagagagtgagagaaatcCGAAACGCGGTGGAAATGATGATCGCTCGTCTGGACAACCAGCTGAAGAACAAACTCATCACCCTCATGG GCCAGAAGACGTCCTTGACCcaggagacagagctgctggagtctctgctgcaggaggtggagcaTCAG CTTCACTCCTGCAGCAAAAGTGAACTCATCTCCAAGAGCCCAGAGATCCTGCTCATGTTCCAGCAGGTCCATCGGAAACCCATGCAGTCCTTCGTCACCACGCCGGTCCCTCCAGACTTCACCAG TGAGCTGGTTCCTGCCTATGACTCCAGCACTTTTGTTCTCATCAACTTCAG CACCCTGAGGCAGCGGGCGGACCCAGTGTACAGCCCACCTCTACAGATATCTGGACTCTGCTGGAGACTCAAAGTTTACCCA GATGGTAATGGTGTGGTCCGGGGAAACTACCTGTCTGTATTCTTGGAACTGTCTGCTGGACTCCCTGAAACATCAAA GTATGAGTATCGAGTGGAGATGGTCCATCAGGCCTCCAACGACCCAACCAAAAACATAATTCGGGAGTTTGCCTCAGACTTTGAGGTTGGTGAATGCTGGGGCTACAACCGCTTCTTCAGACTGGACCTTCTGGCCAGCGAGGGCTACCTGAACATGCAGACGGACACACTGGTCCTCTG CTACCAGGTTCGCTCACCAACCTTCTTCCAGAAGTGCAGAGATCAGTACTGGTACATCAGCCAACTGGAGTCGGCCCAGAACGGCTATATCCAGCAGATCAACAACCTTAAAGAG AGGCTGGCCATCGAGCTGTTTCGCCGTCAAACGTCACGCAGCTCTTCCCCCCCCGACATGAGGCTGGCTTCAGGGACCACAACCTCTGAAAAAGACCCTCACTCAGTGAAGAGCGACGATGATATCCAGACCATGTTGTCCAACACTAAAAaatgtgaagaggaggagaggacccAGCAGGACGATTCTAAT GAGCTGTCGGACGGTGACTTGGAGGTGGACTGTctgacggaggaggaggtgaaccCGCTGGATGGCAGCAGCACCTCAGGGAGCTCCACAGCCACTAGCAACACTGAGGAGAATGACATAGATGAGGAGACCAT GTCTGGAGAGAATGATGTGGACTTCATTGGGAACCTGGAAGCAGAAGAAGGTGAACTTCCTGATGACTTGGCTGGAGCCACAGGTAAATTCA GTGGATCCAGCTCTAGTGCACCTTCCTTACACcgcagtgctgctgctggtcgcAGTGGCAGCGGAGCTACTGCTTGTGGTGCTGTTGGGCCAGGCAGTAACAGCCTCCTGGAGATTGACCCGGTCATCCTGATCCAGCTGCTGGATCTGAAGGAGCGCAGCAGCGTGGAGTCTCTGTGGGGCCTTCAGCCTCggcctcctgtgtctctcctacACAGCCAAG CTCACACTCACTCCAGGAAAGAACGAGAGCGGCGGCCTCAGGTGGTCCGACGATCAGCTCCAGACTCGGGGGTCCTGATTCGCCTCAAGGCTCAGATGGCAGAGGTCCGCAGCAAGATCAAGAGTCAAGCGCTGGAGGCTCGGGGGGCCGTGGAGCCCAGGCCTGGCCCATCAGGGGCTTTCAGTGTGGAGGAGGTTCCCTCTCACCACGCTGATTCAGAGCTGTCAGCTTGTCGTAAGACCAGTGAGCTGGACCTCCTGGGGAGAGCAGCTGCTCGGGCCAGGCCCTGCCGCCCTG CCAGgaaatctctctctcctgtcctgGACAGCAGTGGCTCTCTGGTTGTGAAGAGGAGGAGTccagaagagctggagaaggagctgagaGGAGCAGAAGCAGCCACAGAGCTCAGCCTGCATCCTAAAGAGGGACTGGCAGCTGCAGACG GAGTGCTGAAGGCTGACGGCCCCCAGGGCCCTGTCTTGTCTCAGGGCTGCTCCTCATCAGAACAGGCCTCCACCTCCAAGCAGCAGTACTCAGCAGAGCCACAGCTGTATGGGAACTCTGGGCCAAAAGATGACATCTTCTCCTTGGGAGGACCAAGCTACTTAACTGCCAGCAAGAGCTGTGGCAGCAGGACCCTGGG GGCAGCAATGTTGGACTGTGAATCTGAGAGCTCAGGAAATCAGTCTTTGCTGGAGGGACCATCTGCACAGCCACAGTCAAAAGAAG ATCAGTCTCCCTCTGTCCTGGTGGCAGCAACaagcagtgacagtgacagtgaggaCGATGCGCTGCAGAGCAACAACTCAAGCTACGACAACCAGACTCCTCCCTGCACAG TTCCAGTCCAGTGA
- the trim37 gene encoding E3 ubiquitin-protein ligase TRIM37 isoform X1, producing the protein MDEQSVESIAEVFRCFICMEKLRDARLCPHCSKLCCFSCIRRWLTEQRAQCPHCRAPLQLRELVNCRWAEEVTQQLDTLQLCNLTKHEDNDKDKCENHHEKLSVFCWTCKKCICHQCALWGGMHGGHTFKPLVEIYEQHVTKVKEEVAKLRRRLMELISLVQEVERNVEAVRGAKDERVREIRNAVEMMIARLDNQLKNKLITLMGQKTSLTQETELLESLLQEVEHQLHSCSKSELISKSPEILLMFQQVHRKPMQSFVTTPVPPDFTSELVPAYDSSTFVLINFSTLRQRADPVYSPPLQISGLCWRLKVYPDGNGVVRGNYLSVFLELSAGLPETSKYEYRVEMVHQASNDPTKNIIREFASDFEVGECWGYNRFFRLDLLASEGYLNMQTDTLVLCYQVRSPTFFQKCRDQYWYISQLESAQNGYIQQINNLKERLAIELFRRQTSRSSSPPDMRLASGTTTSEKDPHSVKSDDDIQTMLSNTKKCEEEERTQQDDSNELSDGDLEVDCLTEEEVNPLDGSSTSGSSTATSNTEENDIDEETMSGENDVDFIGNLEAEEGELPDDLAGATGKFSGSSSSAPSLHRSAAAGRSGSGATACGAVGPGSNSLLEIDPVILIQLLDLKERSSVESLWGLQPRPPVSLLHSQAHTHSRKERERRPQVVRRSAPDSGVLIRLKAQMAEVRSKIKSQALEARGAVEPRPGPSGAFSVEEVPSHHADSELSACRKTSELDLLGRAAARARPCRPARKSLSPVLDSSGSLVVKRRSPEELEKELRGAEAATELSLHPKEGLAAADGVLKADGPQGPVLSQGCSSSEQASTSKQQYSAEPQLYGNSGPKDDIFSLGGPSYLTASKSCGSRTLGAAMLDCESESSGNQSLLEGPSAQPQSKEDQSPSVLVAATSSDSDSEDDALQSNNSSYDNQTPPCTGEQLMSDDMSLPADR; encoded by the exons ATGGATGAACAAAGTGTTGAG AGCATCGCTGAGGTGTTTCGCTGCTTCATCTGCATGGAGAAACTGAGAGATGCTCGTCTCTGCCCACATTGCTCCAAACTGTGCTGCTTCAGCTGCATACGA CGATGgttgacagagcagagagccCAGTGTCCTCACTGTCG TGCTCCGCTCCAGCTGAGGGAGCTGGTCAACTGTCGCTGGGCAGAGGAGGTCACCCAGCAGCTGGAcaccctgcagctctgcaaCCTCACCAAGCATGAAGACAATGACAAGGACAA ATGTGAGAACCACCACGAGAAGCTAAGTGTCTTCTGTTGGACCTGTAAGAAATGCATCTGTCACCAGTGTGCTCTGTGGGGAGGCATG CACGGTGGCCACACCTTCAAGCCTCTGGTGGAGATCTACGAGCAGCATGTGAccaaagtgaaggaggaggttGCCAAACTCCGCCGCCGCCTCATGGAGCTTATCAGTCTGGTGCAGGAAGTG GAGAGGAACGTAGAGGCTGTCAGGGGAGCAAAggatgagagagtgagagaaatcCGAAACGCGGTGGAAATGATGATCGCTCGTCTGGACAACCAGCTGAAGAACAAACTCATCACCCTCATGG GCCAGAAGACGTCCTTGACCcaggagacagagctgctggagtctctgctgcaggaggtggagcaTCAG CTTCACTCCTGCAGCAAAAGTGAACTCATCTCCAAGAGCCCAGAGATCCTGCTCATGTTCCAGCAGGTCCATCGGAAACCCATGCAGTCCTTCGTCACCACGCCGGTCCCTCCAGACTTCACCAG TGAGCTGGTTCCTGCCTATGACTCCAGCACTTTTGTTCTCATCAACTTCAG CACCCTGAGGCAGCGGGCGGACCCAGTGTACAGCCCACCTCTACAGATATCTGGACTCTGCTGGAGACTCAAAGTTTACCCA GATGGTAATGGTGTGGTCCGGGGAAACTACCTGTCTGTATTCTTGGAACTGTCTGCTGGACTCCCTGAAACATCAAA GTATGAGTATCGAGTGGAGATGGTCCATCAGGCCTCCAACGACCCAACCAAAAACATAATTCGGGAGTTTGCCTCAGACTTTGAGGTTGGTGAATGCTGGGGCTACAACCGCTTCTTCAGACTGGACCTTCTGGCCAGCGAGGGCTACCTGAACATGCAGACGGACACACTGGTCCTCTG CTACCAGGTTCGCTCACCAACCTTCTTCCAGAAGTGCAGAGATCAGTACTGGTACATCAGCCAACTGGAGTCGGCCCAGAACGGCTATATCCAGCAGATCAACAACCTTAAAGAG AGGCTGGCCATCGAGCTGTTTCGCCGTCAAACGTCACGCAGCTCTTCCCCCCCCGACATGAGGCTGGCTTCAGGGACCACAACCTCTGAAAAAGACCCTCACTCAGTGAAGAGCGACGATGATATCCAGACCATGTTGTCCAACACTAAAAaatgtgaagaggaggagaggacccAGCAGGACGATTCTAAT GAGCTGTCGGACGGTGACTTGGAGGTGGACTGTctgacggaggaggaggtgaaccCGCTGGATGGCAGCAGCACCTCAGGGAGCTCCACAGCCACTAGCAACACTGAGGAGAATGACATAGATGAGGAGACCAT GTCTGGAGAGAATGATGTGGACTTCATTGGGAACCTGGAAGCAGAAGAAGGTGAACTTCCTGATGACTTGGCTGGAGCCACAGGTAAATTCA GTGGATCCAGCTCTAGTGCACCTTCCTTACACcgcagtgctgctgctggtcgcAGTGGCAGCGGAGCTACTGCTTGTGGTGCTGTTGGGCCAGGCAGTAACAGCCTCCTGGAGATTGACCCGGTCATCCTGATCCAGCTGCTGGATCTGAAGGAGCGCAGCAGCGTGGAGTCTCTGTGGGGCCTTCAGCCTCggcctcctgtgtctctcctacACAGCCAAG CTCACACTCACTCCAGGAAAGAACGAGAGCGGCGGCCTCAGGTGGTCCGACGATCAGCTCCAGACTCGGGGGTCCTGATTCGCCTCAAGGCTCAGATGGCAGAGGTCCGCAGCAAGATCAAGAGTCAAGCGCTGGAGGCTCGGGGGGCCGTGGAGCCCAGGCCTGGCCCATCAGGGGCTTTCAGTGTGGAGGAGGTTCCCTCTCACCACGCTGATTCAGAGCTGTCAGCTTGTCGTAAGACCAGTGAGCTGGACCTCCTGGGGAGAGCAGCTGCTCGGGCCAGGCCCTGCCGCCCTG CCAGgaaatctctctctcctgtcctgGACAGCAGTGGCTCTCTGGTTGTGAAGAGGAGGAGTccagaagagctggagaaggagctgagaGGAGCAGAAGCAGCCACAGAGCTCAGCCTGCATCCTAAAGAGGGACTGGCAGCTGCAGACG GAGTGCTGAAGGCTGACGGCCCCCAGGGCCCTGTCTTGTCTCAGGGCTGCTCCTCATCAGAACAGGCCTCCACCTCCAAGCAGCAGTACTCAGCAGAGCCACAGCTGTATGGGAACTCTGGGCCAAAAGATGACATCTTCTCCTTGGGAGGACCAAGCTACTTAACTGCCAGCAAGAGCTGTGGCAGCAGGACCCTGGG GGCAGCAATGTTGGACTGTGAATCTGAGAGCTCAGGAAATCAGTCTTTGCTGGAGGGACCATCTGCACAGCCACAGTCAAAAGAAG ATCAGTCTCCCTCTGTCCTGGTGGCAGCAACaagcagtgacagtgacagtgaggaCGATGCGCTGCAGAGCAACAACTCAAGCTACGACAACCAGACTCCTCCCTGCACAG GAGAGCAGCTCATGTCTGATGACATGAGTCTTCCTGCTGACAGGTGA
- the trim37 gene encoding E3 ubiquitin-protein ligase TRIM37 isoform X2, which translates to MDEQSVESIAEVFRCFICMEKLRDARLCPHCSKLCCFSCIRRWLTEQRAQCPHCRAPLQLRELVNCRWAEEVTQQLDTLQLCNLTKHEDNDKDKCENHHEKLSVFCWTCKKCICHQCALWGGMHGGHTFKPLVEIYEQHVTKVKEEVAKLRRRLMELISLVQEVERNVEAVRGAKDERVREIRNAVEMMIARLDNQLKNKLITLMGQKTSLTQETELLESLLQEVEHQLHSCSKSELISKSPEILLMFQQVHRKPMQSFVTTPVPPDFTSELVPAYDSSTFVLINFSTLRQRADPVYSPPLQISGLCWRLKVYPDGNGVVRGNYLSVFLELSAGLPETSKYEYRVEMVHQASNDPTKNIIREFASDFEVGECWGYNRFFRLDLLASEGYLNMQTDTLVLCYQVRSPTFFQKCRDQYWYISQLESAQNGYIQQINNLKERLAIELFRRQTSRSSSPPDMRLASGTTTSEKDPHSVKSDDDIQTMLSNTKKCEEEERTQQDDSNELSDGDLEVDCLTEEEVNPLDGSSTSGSSTATSNTEENDIDEETMSGENDVDFIGNLEAEEGELPDDLAGATGGSSSSAPSLHRSAAAGRSGSGATACGAVGPGSNSLLEIDPVILIQLLDLKERSSVESLWGLQPRPPVSLLHSQAHTHSRKERERRPQVVRRSAPDSGVLIRLKAQMAEVRSKIKSQALEARGAVEPRPGPSGAFSVEEVPSHHADSELSACRKTSELDLLGRAAARARPCRPARKSLSPVLDSSGSLVVKRRSPEELEKELRGAEAATELSLHPKEGLAAADGVLKADGPQGPVLSQGCSSSEQASTSKQQYSAEPQLYGNSGPKDDIFSLGGPSYLTASKSCGSRTLGAAMLDCESESSGNQSLLEGPSAQPQSKEDQSPSVLVAATSSDSDSEDDALQSNNSSYDNQTPPCTGEQLMSDDMSLPADR; encoded by the exons ATGGATGAACAAAGTGTTGAG AGCATCGCTGAGGTGTTTCGCTGCTTCATCTGCATGGAGAAACTGAGAGATGCTCGTCTCTGCCCACATTGCTCCAAACTGTGCTGCTTCAGCTGCATACGA CGATGgttgacagagcagagagccCAGTGTCCTCACTGTCG TGCTCCGCTCCAGCTGAGGGAGCTGGTCAACTGTCGCTGGGCAGAGGAGGTCACCCAGCAGCTGGAcaccctgcagctctgcaaCCTCACCAAGCATGAAGACAATGACAAGGACAA ATGTGAGAACCACCACGAGAAGCTAAGTGTCTTCTGTTGGACCTGTAAGAAATGCATCTGTCACCAGTGTGCTCTGTGGGGAGGCATG CACGGTGGCCACACCTTCAAGCCTCTGGTGGAGATCTACGAGCAGCATGTGAccaaagtgaaggaggaggttGCCAAACTCCGCCGCCGCCTCATGGAGCTTATCAGTCTGGTGCAGGAAGTG GAGAGGAACGTAGAGGCTGTCAGGGGAGCAAAggatgagagagtgagagaaatcCGAAACGCGGTGGAAATGATGATCGCTCGTCTGGACAACCAGCTGAAGAACAAACTCATCACCCTCATGG GCCAGAAGACGTCCTTGACCcaggagacagagctgctggagtctctgctgcaggaggtggagcaTCAG CTTCACTCCTGCAGCAAAAGTGAACTCATCTCCAAGAGCCCAGAGATCCTGCTCATGTTCCAGCAGGTCCATCGGAAACCCATGCAGTCCTTCGTCACCACGCCGGTCCCTCCAGACTTCACCAG TGAGCTGGTTCCTGCCTATGACTCCAGCACTTTTGTTCTCATCAACTTCAG CACCCTGAGGCAGCGGGCGGACCCAGTGTACAGCCCACCTCTACAGATATCTGGACTCTGCTGGAGACTCAAAGTTTACCCA GATGGTAATGGTGTGGTCCGGGGAAACTACCTGTCTGTATTCTTGGAACTGTCTGCTGGACTCCCTGAAACATCAAA GTATGAGTATCGAGTGGAGATGGTCCATCAGGCCTCCAACGACCCAACCAAAAACATAATTCGGGAGTTTGCCTCAGACTTTGAGGTTGGTGAATGCTGGGGCTACAACCGCTTCTTCAGACTGGACCTTCTGGCCAGCGAGGGCTACCTGAACATGCAGACGGACACACTGGTCCTCTG CTACCAGGTTCGCTCACCAACCTTCTTCCAGAAGTGCAGAGATCAGTACTGGTACATCAGCCAACTGGAGTCGGCCCAGAACGGCTATATCCAGCAGATCAACAACCTTAAAGAG AGGCTGGCCATCGAGCTGTTTCGCCGTCAAACGTCACGCAGCTCTTCCCCCCCCGACATGAGGCTGGCTTCAGGGACCACAACCTCTGAAAAAGACCCTCACTCAGTGAAGAGCGACGATGATATCCAGACCATGTTGTCCAACACTAAAAaatgtgaagaggaggagaggacccAGCAGGACGATTCTAAT GAGCTGTCGGACGGTGACTTGGAGGTGGACTGTctgacggaggaggaggtgaaccCGCTGGATGGCAGCAGCACCTCAGGGAGCTCCACAGCCACTAGCAACACTGAGGAGAATGACATAGATGAGGAGACCAT GTCTGGAGAGAATGATGTGGACTTCATTGGGAACCTGGAAGCAGAAGAAGGTGAACTTCCTGATGACTTGGCTGGAGCCACAG GTGGATCCAGCTCTAGTGCACCTTCCTTACACcgcagtgctgctgctggtcgcAGTGGCAGCGGAGCTACTGCTTGTGGTGCTGTTGGGCCAGGCAGTAACAGCCTCCTGGAGATTGACCCGGTCATCCTGATCCAGCTGCTGGATCTGAAGGAGCGCAGCAGCGTGGAGTCTCTGTGGGGCCTTCAGCCTCggcctcctgtgtctctcctacACAGCCAAG CTCACACTCACTCCAGGAAAGAACGAGAGCGGCGGCCTCAGGTGGTCCGACGATCAGCTCCAGACTCGGGGGTCCTGATTCGCCTCAAGGCTCAGATGGCAGAGGTCCGCAGCAAGATCAAGAGTCAAGCGCTGGAGGCTCGGGGGGCCGTGGAGCCCAGGCCTGGCCCATCAGGGGCTTTCAGTGTGGAGGAGGTTCCCTCTCACCACGCTGATTCAGAGCTGTCAGCTTGTCGTAAGACCAGTGAGCTGGACCTCCTGGGGAGAGCAGCTGCTCGGGCCAGGCCCTGCCGCCCTG CCAGgaaatctctctctcctgtcctgGACAGCAGTGGCTCTCTGGTTGTGAAGAGGAGGAGTccagaagagctggagaaggagctgagaGGAGCAGAAGCAGCCACAGAGCTCAGCCTGCATCCTAAAGAGGGACTGGCAGCTGCAGACG GAGTGCTGAAGGCTGACGGCCCCCAGGGCCCTGTCTTGTCTCAGGGCTGCTCCTCATCAGAACAGGCCTCCACCTCCAAGCAGCAGTACTCAGCAGAGCCACAGCTGTATGGGAACTCTGGGCCAAAAGATGACATCTTCTCCTTGGGAGGACCAAGCTACTTAACTGCCAGCAAGAGCTGTGGCAGCAGGACCCTGGG GGCAGCAATGTTGGACTGTGAATCTGAGAGCTCAGGAAATCAGTCTTTGCTGGAGGGACCATCTGCACAGCCACAGTCAAAAGAAG ATCAGTCTCCCTCTGTCCTGGTGGCAGCAACaagcagtgacagtgacagtgaggaCGATGCGCTGCAGAGCAACAACTCAAGCTACGACAACCAGACTCCTCCCTGCACAG GAGAGCAGCTCATGTCTGATGACATGAGTCTTCCTGCTGACAGGTGA